From Streptomyces yatensis, one genomic window encodes:
- a CDS encoding PQQ-binding-like beta-propeller repeat protein encodes MEPQREAEPTRLGPYRVIGTLDAGGHADDARRRIVRDERTGRTAVLMLPHETLADDPGYRVRFRSEAANSRRLTGPWAAPVIDVAGPDADLPWVAYACFPALPLPAALAVYDGPFPELTVRALGAVLAHALAHWHASGLVHAGISPQATLLMADGPRLTGYGLVRAATPHGPDRGAPLGADAFSLPPEQRAGERPSPAGDVYALGAVLCYAATGRPDVAEPARAALPEALGELLAACLAQEPGQRPRPDTVAGELLAASAPEAVGRLPEAVATALARQAAAYPAEVPVRAPEPVEEAAAAAPPRHFRRALVVGGLSGAVGLALGAGGVAGWRAAGEGAGSRGASDRRGIAPAPLWRHDIGSEPQQTPLLWRGRTALVSTTDSVTALNLRTGKKIWSRDDLYPMSALTLLDNGTFVSPDTSAFSLVSLATGRIKGVERRYDGVDGPAIYQFLGAVKDICWFLTRRYGDGGAESGDHAVVSYDSVRRKAIWSTPLPAPYRGDGTTTALWHSTMLLLPSQGDDAGEDASSYLALDRRSGRKLWTRKFPGMKDESAEQRLVAPGDLLVSCDDHVLRAFHIAGGEERWRMATKGRVSGTPAAQGRSLYATDSRAITYAVDVRSGSARWRRGSAAPLESSSLRGGTAVSHSGATVFQVTDSEIEALDAADGSLRWRSALAGRGQQAAVPGQVVGVAPGIVLVLNGTILYALPVD; translated from the coding sequence ATGGAACCGCAGCGAGAGGCCGAACCGACCCGGCTCGGCCCGTACCGCGTCATCGGCACGCTCGACGCCGGTGGGCACGCCGACGACGCGCGCCGCCGTATCGTCCGGGACGAGCGCACCGGCCGCACGGCCGTGCTGATGCTGCCGCACGAGACCCTCGCCGACGACCCCGGATACCGGGTGCGGTTCCGGTCGGAGGCAGCGAACTCCCGTCGCCTGACCGGGCCTTGGGCCGCCCCCGTGATCGATGTCGCCGGGCCCGACGCGGATCTCCCCTGGGTCGCGTATGCCTGCTTCCCCGCCCTGCCGCTTCCCGCCGCGCTGGCCGTGTATGACGGCCCCTTTCCCGAACTCACGGTGCGCGCGCTCGGCGCGGTCCTCGCTCACGCCCTCGCGCACTGGCACGCGAGCGGCCTCGTGCACGCCGGGATATCGCCGCAGGCCACGCTCCTCATGGCGGACGGGCCCCGGCTGACCGGGTACGGACTGGTGCGAGCGGCGACGCCGCACGGCCCGGACCGCGGCGCACCGCTCGGGGCCGACGCCTTCAGCCTGCCGCCGGAGCAGCGAGCGGGTGAACGGCCCAGCCCGGCGGGGGACGTCTACGCGCTGGGCGCCGTGCTCTGCTACGCCGCGACGGGCCGCCCGGACGTGGCCGAGCCGGCGCGCGCGGCACTGCCGGAAGCGCTGGGAGAGCTGCTCGCGGCCTGTCTCGCCCAAGAGCCCGGGCAGCGGCCCCGGCCGGACACGGTGGCCGGGGAGCTCCTGGCGGCATCGGCCCCCGAAGCGGTCGGCCGTCTGCCCGAGGCCGTGGCGACGGCCCTTGCCAGGCAGGCCGCGGCGTATCCGGCGGAGGTTCCCGTGCGGGCCCCCGAGCCCGTCGAGGAGGCGGCCGCCGCCGCGCCGCCGCGTCACTTCCGGCGCGCCCTGGTCGTCGGTGGCCTCTCCGGAGCGGTCGGCCTCGCGCTCGGGGCGGGCGGAGTTGCCGGTTGGCGGGCGGCCGGCGAGGGCGCGGGATCCCGTGGGGCGTCCGACCGGCGAGGGATCGCGCCCGCTCCGCTGTGGCGCCACGACATCGGGAGCGAGCCACAGCAGACACCGCTGCTCTGGCGTGGCAGGACCGCCCTTGTCTCGACCACCGACTCCGTGACCGCGCTGAACCTCCGGACCGGCAAGAAGATCTGGTCGCGTGACGACCTCTATCCCATGTCCGCCCTCACGTTGCTCGACAACGGGACGTTCGTCTCCCCGGACACCTCGGCCTTTTCCCTGGTCTCGCTCGCCACGGGCCGCATCAAGGGGGTGGAGCGGCGGTACGACGGAGTGGACGGCCCGGCGATCTACCAATTCCTCGGGGCCGTCAAGGACATCTGCTGGTTCCTGACCAGGAGGTACGGCGATGGGGGAGCGGAGAGCGGGGACCATGCGGTGGTCTCCTACGACTCCGTGCGGCGCAAGGCGATATGGAGCACGCCGCTTCCCGCTCCCTATCGCGGAGACGGCACGACCACCGCGCTGTGGCACAGCACGATGCTGCTGCTGCCGAGCCAAGGGGACGACGCGGGCGAGGACGCCTCCTCGTACCTGGCACTCGACCGCCGTAGCGGCCGGAAGCTGTGGACCCGGAAGTTCCCCGGGATGAAGGACGAGAGCGCCGAGCAGCGTCTGGTGGCTCCGGGAGATCTCCTGGTCTCCTGCGACGACCATGTGCTGAGGGCGTTCCACATCGCCGGCGGCGAAGAACGCTGGCGGATGGCGACCAAGGGGAGGGTGTCCGGCACGCCGGCCGCTCAGGGGCGGTCGCTCTACGCCACCGATTCCCGCGCCATCACCTATGCCGTCGATGTGCGCAGCGGAAGCGCGCGTTGGCGGCGCGGAAGTGCCGCTCCCCTGGAGTCCTCGTCGTTGAGAGGCGGCACCGCGGTGAGCCACTCGGGCGCCACGGTCTTCCAGGTGACCGATTCGGAGATCGAGGCCCTGGACGCGGCGGACGGTTCGCTGCGGTGGCGGTCGGCGCTCGCCGGAAGGGGCCAACAGGCCGCGGTCCCGGGCCAGGTCGTGGGCGTCGCGCCCGGAATCGTCCTCGTACTGAACGGCACCATCCTCTACGCACTGCCAGTGGACTGA